The following are encoded in a window of Struthio camelus isolate bStrCam1 chromosome Z, bStrCam1.hap1, whole genome shotgun sequence genomic DNA:
- the LOC138064844 gene encoding transcription factor BTF3, which translates to MKETIMNQEKLAKLQAQVRIGGKGTARRKKKVVHRTATADDKKLQFSLKKLGVNNISGIEEVNMFTNQGTVIHFNNPKVQASLAANTFTITGHAETKQLTEMLPSILNQLGADSLTSLRRLAEALPKQPVDGKAPLATGEEDDDEVPDLVENFDEASKNEAN; encoded by the exons ATGAAAGAAACAATCATGAATCAAGAAAAACTCGCCAAGCTCCAGGCCCAAGTGCGCATCGGTGGCAAG GGTACTGCCCGCAGAAAGAAGAAGGTTGTCCACAGAACAGCTACAGCAGATGACAAGAAACTTCAGTTCTCTTTGAAAAAACTGGGAGTCAACAATATTTCTGGTATTGAAGAG GTAAATATGTTTACCAACCAAGGAACAGTCATTCACTTCAATAACCCTAAAGTTCAGGCATCTCTGGCTGCCAACACTTTCACTATCACTGGGCATGCTGAGACAAAGCAGCTAACAGAAATGCTTCCGAGCATCTTAAATCAGCTTGGAGCTGACAGTCTGACCAGCCTGAGGAGATTGGCAGAAGCCCTACCCAAGCAAC CTGTGGATGGAAAAGCACCACTTGCTACTGGTGAAGAGGATGATGATGAAGTTCCAG atctTGTTGAAAACTTCGATGAAGCTTCAAAGAATGAGGCAAACTGA